The Nymphalis io chromosome 14, ilAglIoxx1.1, whole genome shotgun sequence genome has a segment encoding these proteins:
- the LOC126773171 gene encoding sodium channel protein para isoform X9: MSEDLDSISEEEQSLFRPFTRESLAVIEARIAEEHAKQKELEKKRAEGETDLGRTKKKKEVRYDDEDEDEGPQPDATLEQGLPLPVRMQGSFPLELASTPLEDIDPFYHNQTTFVVISKGKDIFRFSATNALWILDPFNPIRRVAIYILVHPLFSLFIITTILVNCILMIMPTTPTVESTEVIFTGIYTFESAVKVMARGFILQPFTYLRDAWNWLDFVVIALAYVTMGIDLGNLAALRTFRVLRALKTVAIVPGLKTIVGAVIESVKNLRDVIILTMFSLSVFALMGLQIYMGVLTQKCIKVFPEDGSWGNLTDENWERFCQNETNWYGEDGDYPLCGNSSGAGQCEPGYICLQGYGPNPNYGYTSFDTFGWAFLSAFRLMTQDYWENLYQLVLRSAGSWHVLFFVVIIFLGSFYLVNLILAIVAMSYDELQKKAEEEEQAEEEALREAEQKAAARADKQEAREAHAREQAAAAEAAAYAEAHPAKSPSDSSCQSYELFVNQERGNQDDNTRERMSLRSDPFQDSVSTQPTHKPTANESHHEPARRQRKVSMVPHPERINKYGQLSYGPLREGSQASLSLPGSPFNLRRGSRGSHQMALRPNGRNRYPPGADRKPLVLSTYLDAQEHLPYADDSNAVTPMSEENGAIIIPVYYANLGSRHSSYTSHQSRLSYTSHGDLLGGKAQTKEARLRGRSASRNHSVTSQPHAYPLPRQDSSLASRPLREYEISTTECTDEAGKVLKQSNDNPFIESSQQPNVVDMRDVMVLNEIIEQAGRQSRASEQNAEDDEDGPTFKERLLECFMKGIDFFCVWDCCWLWLEFQKYVALLVFDPFVELFITLCIVVNTLFMALDHHDMDRDMEKALKSGNYFFTATFGIEAMLKLIAMSPKFYFQEGWNVFDFIIVALSLLELGLEGVQGLSVLRSFRLLRVFKLAKSWPALNLIISIMGRTVGALGNLTFVLCIIIFIFAVMGMQLFGKNYTDYVDRFPDGDLPRWNFTDFMHSFMIVFRVLCGEWIESMWDCMLVGDVSCIPFFLATVVIGNLVVLNLFLALLLSNFGSSNLSSPTADQDTNKIAEAFNRISRFIDWVKKNAADVLKLVKNKLTNQIAIHAPERVDNELELGADLDDGVLYKDKKLKDQVEVAIGDGMEFTIPGDNKYKKGKILMNNINAITDNHTDNRINCELNHHGYPIQDDDTISQKSYGSHKIRSFKDESHKGSADTIDGEEKKDASKEELGLEEEMIPEEEVGQVDLAKLDIKAVEGDGILEDSPADCCPEPCYARFPFLAGDDESPFWQGWAMLRLKTFRLIENTYFETAVITMILLSSLALALEDVHLPHRPILQDILYYMDRIFTVIFFIEMLIKWLALGFQKYFTNAWCWLDFIIVMVSLINFVAALCGAGGIQAFKTMRTLRALRPLRAMSRMQGMRVVVNALVQAIPSIFNVLLVCLIFWLIFAIMGVQLFAGKYFKCVDMNHTTLSHEIIPDRNACILENYTWENSPMNFDHVGKAYLCLFQVATFKGWIQIMNDAIDSREVGRQPIRETNIYMYLYFVFFIIFGSFFTLNLFIGVIIDNFNEQKKKAGGSLEMFMTEDQKKYYNAMKKMGSKKPLKAIPRPRWRPQAIVFEIVTDKKFDMIIMLFIGLNMLTMTLDHYQQSETFSAVLDYLNMIFIVIFSSECLLKIFALRYHYFVEPWNLFDFVVVMFSILSLVLSDIIEKYFVSPTLLRVVRVAKVGRVLRLVKGAKGIRTLLFALAMSLPALFNICLLLFLVMFIFAIFGMSFFMHVKDKGGLDDVYNFKTFVQSMILLFQMSTSAGWDGVLDGIINEEECDLPDNERGSPGNCGSATIGITYLLSYLVISFLIVINMYIAVILENYSQATEDVQEGLTDDDYDMYYEIWQRFDPEGTQYIRYDQLSDFLDVLEPPLQIHKPNKYKIISMDIPICRGDMMFCVDILDALTKDFFARKGNPIEEPVDVGRPDEVGYEPVSSTLWRQREEYCARLIQHAWRRHRRAQSPGGGSASGAEGGGASGPEAEGAPTAVLLDAGAGGAHRVVLQAAGAAPRPPEPAPPPAPV; this comes from the exons ATGTCCGAGGACTTGGACTCGATCAGCGAGGAAGAACAAAGCTTGTTCCGACCCTTCACCCGAGAGTCATTGGCCGTAATCGAGGCCCGCATAGCTGAAGAGCATGCCAAGCAAAAAGAACTCGAGAAAAAACGAGCGGAAGGCGAG ACCGATTTGGGGCGGacgaaaaagaaaaaagaa GTGCGGTACGATGATGAGGATGAAGATGAAGGTCCCCAACCAGATGCGACCTTGGAGCAGGGCCTGCCGCTGCCGGTGCGCATGCAGGGCTCCTTTCCTCTCGAACTCGCCTCCACACCACTCGAGGACATCGATCCTTTCTACCACAACCAAACA ACATTCGTAGTCATAAGCAAGGGTAAAGACATCTTCAGATTTTCGGCGACTAATGCCTTGTGGATATTGGATCCATTTAATCCAATAAGAAGAGTGgccatatatatattagtgcATCCTTTATTCTCTCTGTTCATTATTACCACAATTCTTGTGAATTGTATACTCATGATAATGCCTACCACACCAACTGTCGAAAGTACtga AGTTATCTTTACCGGCATCTACACCTTTGAATCGGCGGTGAAAGTAATGGCCAGGGGTTTCATACTACAGCCATTCACATACCTTAGAGATGCATGGAATTGGCTTGACTTCGTAGTTATAGCTTTAGC TTATGTGACGATGGGCATAGATCTCGGCAACTTGGCCGCTCTAAGAACGTTCAGAGTTCTCCGAGCTTTGAAGACTGTGGCCATCGTACcgg GCTTGAAGACTATTGTGGGTGCGGTGATAGAGTCGGTGAAAAATCTTCGAGATGTGATAATATTGACGATGTTTTCACTATCTGTGTTCGCACTTATGGGTCTGCAAATCTATATGGGGGTCTTGACACAGAAATGTATTAAAGTCTTTCCGGAAGACGGTAGTTGGGGTAACCTCACCGATGAGAACTGGGAAAGATTTTGTCAAAATGAAA CAAATTGGTACGGAGAAGACGGAGACTACCCCCTTTGTGGAAATTCATCAGGAGCAGG ACAATGTGAACCAGGCTACATATGTTTACAAGGCTATGGACCAAACCCTAACTACGGATATACGAGTTTTGACACGTTTGGTTGGGCTTTCCTATCAGCTTTTCGACTCATGACACAGGACTATTGGGAAAATCTTTATCAACTG GTGCTAAGGTCAGCGGGTTCATGGCACGTCTTGTTCTTCGTAGTGATCATATTCTTGGGCTCATTCTATCTCGTCAACTTGATTTTGGCTATCGTCGCCATGTCATATGATGAGTTACAAAAGAAAGCTGAAGAAGAGGAACAAGCCGAAGAAGAAGCTCTTAGG GAAGCGGAACAAAAAGCGGCAGCCAGAGCGGATAAGCAGGAAGCCAGGGAAGCCCATGCTCGCGAGCAGGCTGCAGCAGCAGAGGCGGCGGCGTACGCCGAGGCACATCCCGCTAAATCTCCCAGCGACTCTTCCTGTCAGAGCTACGAGCTGTTCGTGAACCAGGAGCGGGGCAACCAGGACGACAATACGCGCGAGCGCATGTCCCTCCGTAGCGACCCCTTCCAGGACTCGGTGAGCACTCAGCCCACGCACAAGCCAACCGCCAACGAATCGCACCACGAACCGGCACGCCGACAGAGGAAGGTCAGCATG GTTCCCCACCCTGAACGCATAAATAAATACGGACAGTTGTCATATGGGCCACTGCGCGAAGGCTCACAG GCTTCATTGTCACTTCCTGGATCACCGTTCAATTTACGTCGAGGATCTCGTGGGTCGCATCAAATGGCTTTAAGACCGAACGGAAGAAATCGATATCCACCTGGAGCTGATCGAAAACCACTTGTCCTTTCAACATACTTGGATGCACAGGAACATCTGCCATATGCTGACGATTCAAATGCTGTCACACCAATGTCTGAAGAAAATGGTGCTATAATTATACCTGTGTACTACGCCAATTTAG gtTCAAGACATTCTTCTTACACGTCGCATCAATCTCGATTGTCGTACACTTCACACGGTGACTTATTAGGTGGAAAAGCGCAAACGAAGGAAGCAAGGCTAAGAGGACGATCGGCATCCAGAAATCACAGCGTTACGTCACAACCGCATGCCTACCCACTGCCAAGACAAGATTCGTCGCTCGCATCTAGACCGCTTAGAGAATAT GAAATAAGCACAACGGAATGTACAGATGAGGCTGGCAAAGTATTAAAACAATCTAACGACAATCCTTTTATAGAGTCATCGCAGCAGCCCAACGTTGTAGATATGAGAG ATGTTATGGTActaaatgaaattattgaacAAGCGGGCAGACAAAGTAGAGCCAGTGAGCAAAACG CAGAAGACGATGAGGATGGACCCACCTTCAAAGAAAGACTCCTCGAGTGCTTTATGAAAGGAATAGACTTCTTTTGTGTTTGGGACTGCTGTTGGTTATGGCTGGAGTTCCAAAAATACGTGGCTCTTCTGGTGTTCGACCCATTCGTAGAACTGTTTATCACCTTATGTATTGTGGTCAACACTTTGTTTATGGCTTTGGACCATCATGATATGGATCGAGATATGGAAAAGGCGCTAAAAAGTGGCAACTAT ttctTCACTGCAACCTTTGGTATAGAAGCCATGCTAAAATTAATAGCTATGAGCCCGaagttttattttcaagaaGGTTGGAACGTTTTTGATTTTATCATCGTGGCCTTATCGTTATTAGAATTGGGTCTGGAAGGTGTACAGGGTTTGTCAGTGTTACGTTCATTTCGTTTG cTGCGTGTATTTAAACTGGCTAAGTCTTGGCCGGCGCTAAACCTTATTATATCCATAATGGGTAGGACAGTGGGAGCTTTAGGGAACTTGACCTTTGTACTTTGCatcattatattcatatttgcgGTGATGGGAATGCAGTTATTTGGGAAAAACTATACAG ACTATGTAGACCGTTTTCCGGACGGAGATCTTCCCCGTTGGAACTTCACCGACTTCATGCACAGCTTCATGATAGTCTTTCGAGTGCTATGTGGAGAATGGATAGAAAGCATGTGGGATTGTATGCTCGTTGGAGACGTGTCCTGCATACCATTCTTCTTAGCTACCGTTGTCATTGGTAATCTTGTG gttCTCAACCTCTTCTTGGCCCTGTTACTGTCAAACTTTGGGTCATCTAACTTATCGTCGCCGACAGCCGATCAAGACACCAACAAAATAGCTGAAGCATTTAACAGAATATCGAGATTCATAGATTGGGTTAAAAAGAACGCAGCCGACGTCTTAAAGTTGgtgaaaaataaacttacaaacCAAATAGCCATACACGCTCCCG AACGGGTGGATAACGAGCTGGAATTAGGTGCTGACCTTGATGATGGAGTACTGTATAAAGATAAGAAACTAAAAGACCAAGTAGAAGTAGCAATCGGTGACGGCATGGAATTTACAATACCag GTGACAATAAGTACAAGAAAGGTAAAATACTAATGAATAATATCAATGCAATAACCGATAACCACACAGACAATAGAATTAATTGTGAACTTAATCATCATGGATACCCTATTCAG GACGATGATACTATAAGTCAGAAATCATACGGAAGTCACAAAATTAGATCTTTTAAAGATGAAAGTCACAAAGGTTCAGCAGACACCATCGATGGTGAAGAAAAAAAAGACGCCAGTAAAGAAGAATTAGGGCTAGAGGaag AAATGATACCAGAAGAAGAGGTTGGTCAAGTGGATCTGGCTAAATTGGACATAAAAGCTGTAGAGGGTGATGGCATTCTTGAAGACTCTCCAGCAGACTGCTGTCCAGAACCTTGTTATGCGCGCTTCCCCTTTTTAGCTGGAGATGACGAATCTCCATTCTGGCAAGGATGGGCCATGTTGAGACTGAAAACCTTCCGACTTATTGAAAATACATACTTTGAAACGGCTGTGATAACTATGATTTTACTCAGTAGTTTGGCTTTG GCTCTAGAAGATGTTCATTTACCACATCGGCCGATACTTCAAGATATCCTCTATTATATGGACCGAATCTTTACCGTTATATTTTTCATCGAGATGTTGATCAAGTGGCTTGCTCTTGGATTCCAGAAATATTTCACGAATGCCTGGTGTTGGCTTGATTTCATCATTGTTATG GTCTCGCTTATAAACTTCGTAGCGGCGCTTTGTGGCGCCGGTGGCATTCAGGCGTTCAAAACGATGAGAACGCTTCGAGCCCTTCGACCGCTCAGGGCTATGAGCCGCATGCAGGGCATGAGG GTGGTAGTGAATGCTCTGGTGCAAGCGATCCCATCCATCTTCAACGTGCTGCTCGTGTGTCTGATATTCTGGCTTATCTTTGCTATTATGGGTGTACAACTCTTCGctggaaaatattttaag TGCGTCGACATGAACCACACAACTCTAAGCCATGAAATTATCCCAGATAGAAATGCTTGTATTTTAGAAAACTACACCTGGGAAAACTCCCCAATGAATTTCGACCATGTTGGCAAGGCTTATTTATGTCTATTTCAAGTTGCTACTTTCAAAGGCTGGATTCAAATCATGAATGATGCTATCGATTCACGAGAG GTTGGTCGTCAGCCCATTCGAGAAAccaatatatacatgtatttgtattttgtattcttCATAATTTTCGGCTCGTTTTTCACTCTTAACCTATTCATTGGTgtgattattgataattttaatgaacaaaAGAAGAAAGCAGGAGGCAGTCTTGAAATGTTTATGACAGAAGATCAGAAAAAGTATTACAATGCTATGAAAAAAATGGGATCGAAAAAGCCCCTTAAAGCAATTCCCAGGCCAAGG TGGCGGCCGCAAGCAATCGTATTTGAGATTGTAACAGATAAGAAATTTGATATGATCATTATGTTGTTTATTGGCCTTAATATGTTAACTATGACCCTCGATCATTATCAACAATCAGAAACATTCAGTGCTGTGTTGGACTatcttaatatgatatttatcgtAATATTTAGTTCAGAGTGCTTACTTAAGATCTTTGCCCTGCGATACCATTACTTTGTGGAGCCATGGAATCTATTTGATTTTGTCGTTGTAATGTTTTCTATACTTA GCTTGGTGTTGAGCGATATCATAGAAAAGTACTTTGTTTCACCGACTTTACTCAGAGTTGTCAGAGTGGCAAAAGTTGGTAGAGTACTTCGACTTGTTAAAGGTGCAAAGGGCATTCGAACATTACTGTTCGCTCTGGCCATGTCACTGCCAGCTCTCTTTAACATTTGTCTGCTGCTATTTCTTGTAATGTTTATCTTCGCAATATTTGGAATGTCATTTTTCATGCATGTTAAAGACAAAGGAGGCCTAGATGACGTGTACAACTTCAAAACTTTCGTGCAAAGTATGATTCTACTATTTCAG ATGTCTACATCGGCGGGTTGGGATGGTGTGTTAGACGGTATTATAAATGAGGAAGAGTGTGATTTGCCGGACAACGAACGTGGGTCACCTGGCAACTGTGGCTCTGCGACGATAGGCATTACCTACTTACTGTCATATCTGGTGATCTCTTTCCTCATCGTTATTAACATGTACATTGCCGTTATTCTCGAAAATTATTCTCAG GCAACCGAAGACGTACAGGAAGGCCTAACTGACGACGACTACGACATGTACTACGAGATATGGCAGCGGTTTGATCCCGAAGGAACACAATACATCAGATACGATCAACTATCTGATTTCTTAGACGTTCTCGAGCCGCCTTTACAAATCCACAAAcctaacaaatacaaaattatatccaTGGACATACCTATATGTCGCGGTGATATGATGTTCTGCGTTGACATCTTAGATGCGCTCACGAAAGACTTCTTTGCGAGAAAGGGCAATCCCATCGAGGAACCGGTCGACGTGGGAAGGCCCGACGAAGTGGGCTACGAGCCCGTGTCGTCAACGCTATGGAGACAACGTGAAGAGTACTGCGCGCGGCTGATCCAGCACGCGTGGCGGAGACACCGGCGAGCGCAGTCGCCAGGTGGCGGCTCCGCGTCGGGCGCTGAGGGCGGCGGCGCGAGCGGACCGGAGGCGGAAGGCGCCCCGACGGCCGTGCTGCTGGACGCGGGCGCTGGCGGCGCGCACCGCGTGGTGCTGCAGGCGGCCGGGGCGGCGCCGCGCCCGCCCgagcccgcgccgccgcccgcgcccgtcTGA